A single region of the Pseudomonas solani genome encodes:
- a CDS encoding 3-deoxy-7-phosphoheptulonate synthase has product MNSVSVSPIAAQPLHALPLESLASPSRSTQPLPTPAELRQRLPLHDALARQVRAQRDAVRAVLDGDDPRLLVVVGPCSIHDPESALDYARRLAALAPEVSDQLLLVMRAYVEKPRTTVGWKGLVYDPHLDGSGDMAAGLALSRRLMLQMIELGLPVATELLQPLAAGYFDDLLGWAAIGARTSESQVHREMVSGLDLPVGFKNGTDGSLGIATDAMRSAAHAHQHFGIDDQGRPALVQTAGNADTHLVLRGGHQGPNHDAASVAAARAGLEKLGIAPRIMVDCSHANSGKDPLRQPAVLADVIDQRLAGQDALRGVMIESHLFDGAQSLSCDLSYGVSITDGCLGWDGTERILREAAARLRG; this is encoded by the coding sequence ATGAATTCCGTTTCCGTATCGCCCATCGCCGCCCAGCCCCTCCACGCCCTGCCGCTGGAAAGCCTGGCGTCCCCCTCGCGCAGCACCCAACCGCTGCCCACCCCCGCCGAACTGCGCCAGCGCCTGCCGCTGCACGATGCCCTGGCCCGCCAGGTCCGTGCCCAGCGCGATGCCGTGCGCGCGGTGCTGGATGGCGACGACCCGCGCCTGCTGGTGGTGGTCGGCCCCTGTTCCATCCACGATCCCGAATCCGCCCTCGACTACGCCCGCCGCCTCGCCGCGCTGGCGCCGGAGGTGAGCGACCAGTTGCTGCTGGTGATGCGCGCCTACGTCGAGAAGCCGCGCACTACGGTGGGCTGGAAGGGGCTGGTGTACGACCCGCACCTGGATGGCAGTGGCGATATGGCGGCCGGCCTGGCGCTCAGCCGCCGGCTGATGCTGCAGATGATCGAGCTGGGGCTGCCGGTGGCCACGGAATTGCTGCAACCCCTGGCCGCCGGCTACTTCGATGACCTGCTGGGCTGGGCCGCCATCGGTGCGCGCACCAGCGAATCCCAGGTGCATCGCGAGATGGTCAGCGGCCTCGACCTGCCGGTGGGCTTCAAGAACGGCACCGACGGCAGCCTCGGCATCGCCACCGACGCCATGCGCTCGGCGGCCCACGCACACCAGCACTTCGGCATCGACGACCAGGGCCGCCCGGCGCTGGTGCAGACCGCCGGCAACGCCGATACGCACCTGGTACTGCGTGGCGGCCACCAGGGCCCGAACCATGACGCAGCCAGTGTCGCGGCGGCACGTGCGGGGCTGGAGAAGCTCGGTATCGCACCGCGCATCATGGTCGACTGCAGCCATGCCAACAGCGGCAAGGACCCGCTGCGTCAGCCGGCGGTGCTGGCGGACGTGATCGACCAGCGCCTGGCCGGCCAGGACGCCCTGCGCGGGGTGATGATCGAGAGCCACCTGTTCGACGGCGCGCAGTCGCTGTCCTGCGACCTGAGCTACGGCGTGTCCATCACCGATGGCTGCCTGGGCTGGGACGGCACCGAGCGCATCCTGCGGGAGGCGGCGGCGCGGTTGCGCGGGTAA
- a CDS encoding vWA domain-containing protein yields the protein MGADARPGPGTLANGRSGPARGGRDGAIQWLPTLLRGRPRKADDLVRRPRGQSPDALWLVLVDASASTRRHGALSRAKGLLAGLFESAYRQRARLAVLHATGREPRWLWQGSKASAPLHQWLDGLGAGGGTPLIEALHLARDWLQRRQRQKPSEHQRVLILTDGRLKDWPALEPLGCDTLLVDIEGGPIRLGRARQLAEELGAEYRVLSD from the coding sequence ATGGGCGCGGATGCCAGACCAGGCCCCGGGACACTCGCCAACGGCCGCAGCGGCCCGGCCCGTGGCGGGCGCGACGGTGCCATCCAGTGGCTGCCGACCCTGCTGCGCGGCCGCCCGCGCAAGGCCGACGACCTGGTCCGCCGCCCCCGAGGCCAAAGCCCCGATGCACTCTGGCTGGTGCTGGTGGACGCCTCCGCCTCCACCCGCCGCCACGGCGCCCTGTCACGCGCCAAGGGCCTGCTGGCCGGGCTGTTCGAATCCGCCTACCGCCAGCGCGCCCGCCTCGCCGTGCTCCACGCCACCGGCCGCGAACCGCGCTGGCTGTGGCAGGGCAGCAAAGCCTCGGCGCCACTGCATCAATGGCTCGACGGCCTCGGCGCCGGCGGCGGCACCCCGCTGATCGAGGCCCTGCACCTGGCCCGTGACTGGTTGCAGCGCCGCCAACGACAGAAGCCCTCGGAGCACCAGCGCGTGCTCATCCTCACCGATGGCCGCCTCAAGGACTGGCCCGCCCTGGAGCCGCTGGGCTGCGACACGCTGCTGGTGGATATCGAAGGCGGCCCCATCCGCCTCGGCCGCGCCCGCCAATTGGCCGAGGAACTGGGTGCGGAATACCGGGTGCTGTCGGACTGA
- a CDS encoding ATP-binding protein, which produces MSELPHFPLSAVVAADELKLALYLAAIDPAIGGVLIEGPRGMAKSTLARGIADLLPQGIFVTLPLGASEERIVGTLDLDAALGEGRAQFSPGVLAKAHGGVLYVDEVNLLPDHLVDLLLDVAASGVNLVERDGLSHRHAARFVLIGTMNPEEGELRPQLLDRFGLKVTLDGQPQPAERAEIVRRRLAFDADPQGFIAQWDAPQQALARRCQDARERLATIPLDDSALDRIAQRCFAAGVDGLRADLVWLRAARAHAAWRGAPRIEAEDIDAVEHFALAHRRRHATPPSAPPAQSPASAPAPSDAAGAEGQWGELPAQPVPTDTRRELPGWPKKP; this is translated from the coding sequence ATGTCCGAGCTCCCCCACTTCCCCTTGAGCGCCGTGGTCGCCGCCGACGAGCTGAAGCTCGCGCTGTACCTGGCAGCCATCGACCCGGCCATCGGCGGTGTGCTGATCGAAGGCCCGCGCGGCATGGCCAAGTCCACCCTGGCCCGGGGCATCGCCGACCTGCTGCCGCAAGGCATCTTCGTCACCCTGCCCCTGGGCGCCAGCGAGGAACGCATCGTCGGCACCCTCGACCTCGACGCGGCCCTGGGCGAAGGCCGTGCGCAGTTCTCCCCCGGCGTCCTGGCCAAGGCCCACGGTGGCGTGCTCTATGTCGACGAGGTGAACCTGCTGCCCGACCACCTGGTGGACCTGCTGCTGGACGTCGCCGCCAGCGGCGTCAACCTGGTGGAGCGCGACGGCCTGTCCCATCGCCACGCCGCGCGCTTCGTGCTGATCGGCACCATGAACCCCGAGGAAGGCGAGCTGCGCCCGCAACTGCTGGACCGCTTCGGCCTCAAGGTCACCCTCGACGGCCAGCCGCAACCGGCCGAGCGCGCCGAAATCGTGCGCCGCCGCCTGGCCTTCGACGCCGACCCGCAGGGTTTCATCGCCCAGTGGGACGCCCCGCAGCAGGCCCTCGCGCGCCGTTGCCAGGACGCCCGCGAACGCCTCGCCACCATCCCCCTGGATGACAGCGCCCTGGACCGGATCGCCCAGCGCTGTTTCGCCGCCGGCGTCGACGGCCTGCGCGCCGACCTGGTGTGGCTGCGCGCCGCCCGCGCCCATGCCGCCTGGCGTGGCGCGCCACGTATCGAGGCGGAGGATATCGACGCCGTCGAGCACTTCGCCCTGGCCCATCGCCGTCGCCACGCAACGCCACCCTCGGCCCCGCCGGCACAATCGCCCGCCTCCGCGCCGGCGCCCAGCGATGCCGCCGGCGCCGAAGGCCAGTGGGGCGAGCTGCCCGCGCAACCCGTGCCCACCGACACCCGACGCGAGCTGCCGGGCTGGCCAAAAAAGCCCTGA